One segment of Triticum aestivum cultivar Chinese Spring chromosome 2A, IWGSC CS RefSeq v2.1, whole genome shotgun sequence DNA contains the following:
- the LOC123186926 gene encoding protein NRT1/ PTR FAMILY 8.3, with protein sequence MILTSLSFMVFIASRRMYRYKSKGESPMTTASQVVVAAARNRHLKLPEDCTTLHYPPSSPSEATFSVQHTTQFRFLDKAAIVSPSTQEKKGVATSPWRLCTLSHVEEVKMLLRLCPAWASLLVFFMITAQMSSTVIEQGMAMDNRVGSFAVPPASLASFNVVTTLVLIPIYEVVLVPLARRATGEDRGLTQPQRLGVGLTLL encoded by the exons ATGATCCTCACGAGTCTTAGTTTCATGGTGTTCATCGCAAGTAGGAGGATGTACAGATACAAGTCAAAAGGAGAAAGTCCCATGACAACAGCTTCCCAGGTTGTTGTTGCAGCTGCAAGAAATCGCCATCTGAAGTTGCCTGAGGATTGCACAACCTTGCATTACCCGCCTTCATCACCATCGGAGGCTACATTCAGTGTTCAGCATACCACTCAGTTCAG ATTTTTGGACAAGGCTGCCATTGTATCACCATCGACACAGGAGAAGAAAGGTGTGGCGACGAGCCCATGGAGGCTATGCACACTCTCTCATGTTGAAGAGGTGAAGATGCTGCTACGTCTGTGCCCTGCATGGGCGTCTTTGCTGGTCTTCTTCATGATCACGGCACAGATGTCGTCGACGGTGATTGAGCAGGGTATGGCAATGGACAACCGCGTGGGGTCATTCGCCGTGCCACCGGCCTCCCTCGCCAGCTTCAATGTGGTTACCACACTTGTATTGATCCCCATATATGAAGTCGTGCTAGTGCCCCTGGCTCGGCGCGCCACTGGCGAGGACCGAGGTCTCACACAACCGCAGCGccttggcgtcggtctcacgttgTTGTGA